In Ranitomeya imitator isolate aRanImi1 unplaced genomic scaffold, aRanImi1.pri SCAFFOLD_316, whole genome shotgun sequence, one genomic interval encodes:
- the LOC138654571 gene encoding homeobox protein not2-like: MTTGGSPTTEFTTLLPAIMQPTPIFPGLGHHLAQAPALPSAIQDQTTPKKAFDIDSLLSRKDRPGPRVIVEEPGWQMPPAPHGYSYGAMSYPPVFLCQPAAFPGYVQPQQHYRRLSGGCRGPYPLCSHRGYMSFNCPIESLPCKMGPSKLKRIRTVFTPEQLEKLEKDFLKQQYMVGTERVDLAATLGLTETQVKVWFQNRRIKWRKQSLEQKNAKFSQFGVLPKEPPASDTRD; encoded by the exons atgaccacaggagggagcccgacaacagaattcacaacacttctccctGCCATCATGCAGCCTACTCCCATCTTCCCAGGACTTGGCCATCACTTGGCTCAGGCTCCTGCTCTGCCATCGGCCATTCAAGACCAGACAACACCCAAGAAAGCCTTTGATATTGATTCCCTACTATCCAGGAAGGACAGACCGGGTCCCCGAGTCATTGTGGAGGAACCTGGCTGGCAGATGCCCCCTGCACCCCATGGCTACTCCTATGGGGCCATGTCGTACCCTCCAGTATTTCTCTGCCAACCTGCAGCCTTCCCCGGCTATGTTCAGCCCCAGCAGCATTACAGACGACTCAGTGGAGGGTGCAGAGGTCCGTACCCCCTGTGCAGCCACAGAG GATATATGTCCTTCAACTGTCCCATAGAATCTCTGCCCTGCAAGATGGGACCCTCCAAACTGAAGAGGATTAGGACGGTCTTCACTCCAGAACAGCTGGAAAAGTTGGAGAAAGACTTCCTGAAGCAACAGTATATGGTGGGGACAGAACGAGTGGACCTCGCTGCCacacttggcctcacagaaacccaG GTGAAGGTCTGGTTCCAGAATAGAAGGATTAAGTGGAGGAAGCAAAGTCTGGAACAGAAGAACGCCAAGTTCtcccagtttggagtccttcccaaaGAACCACCAGCTTCAGACACCAGAGATTGA